A genome region from Microplitis demolitor isolate Queensland-Clemson2020A chromosome 1, iyMicDemo2.1a, whole genome shotgun sequence includes the following:
- the LOC103575035 gene encoding dipeptidase 1 isoform X3 encodes MKKMVYISVGIFGLGFFILVIGISVGLSATPFKGSDVLNFAPLIDGHNDLPWNIYSNLANNLSALNFDTDLRNDPLMGIKSCNSCYTDLPRLSAGKVGGQFWVAYTSCESQYKDAVQLTLRQIDVIKRLINKYPSKLEFVTDSGDIERVWKNGKIASMIGIEGGHAIDSSLAVLRLYHELGVRYITLTHTCNTPWADASTVNNASVYNLTLFGQEVIKEMNRLGIMIDLSHVSHNVMRNVLAVTQAPIIFSHSSAFEICNHFRNVPDDVLHLVKKNNGVVMVNFYNLFVNCNRSKETTVDDVIAHINHIRNLIGVDHVGIGSDFDGVDETPKGLEDVSKYPELFDRLYEPKENAPTWTRLDLEKLAGRNLIRVFEDVEKIRDSLKSQLPSDMMIDIHDLEVAQKNERLTPGACQTANE; translated from the exons atga aaaaaatggTTTATATTAGTGTAGGAATATTTGGATtgggattttttattttagtaattggAATATCAGTAGGATTAAGTGCAACTCCATTCAAGGGTAGTGACGtattaaatttcgcgccattAATTGACGg acACAATGATTTGCCATggaatatttatagtaatttagcTAATAATTTAAGCGCTTTAAATTTCGATACTGATTTAAGAAATGATCCACTAATGGGTATTAAATCATGCAATAGTTGTTATACTGATCTTCCTCGTTTATCTGCTGGTAAAGTTGGTGGTCAA ttttggGTGGCTTACACGTCTTGTGAATCGCAATATAAAGATGCTGTTCAGTTAACATTGAGACAAATTGATGTGATTAAAAGATTGATTAATAAGTATCCGTCTAAATTAGAATTTGTTACGGATTCTGGAGATATTGAGAGAGTGTGGAAAAATGGTAAAATAGCTTCGATGATTGGTATTGAAGGTGGGCATGCAATTGATTCAAGTCTTGCTGTTTTGAGACTTTATCATGAACTTGGAGTACGTTACATAACACTTACACACACTTGTAATACTCCATg ggCTGACGCATCAACTGTTAATAATGCTTCTGTTTACAATCTTACATTATTTGGAcaa gaAGTTATTAAAGAAATGAATAGATTAGGTATTATGATAGATTTATCTCATGTTTCTCATAACGTTATGCGAAATGTTTTAGCAGTAACACAAgctccaattattttttcccactCATCAGCATTTGAAATATGTAATCATTTTCGTAATGTACCAGACGATGTTCTTCATTTAGTT aaaaaaaacaacggAGTTGTTatggttaatttttataatttatttgttaattgtaATCGATCTAAAGAGACAACAGTTGATGATGTCAtag cacACATAAATCATATAAGAAACTTGATTGGAGTTGACCACGTGGGTATTGGAAGTGATTTTGACGGAGTtgatga GACCCCAAAAGGTTTAGAAGACGTGTCCAAGTATCCAGAATTATTTGACAGACTCTACGAGCCCAAAGAAAACGCGCCAACTTGGACACGGTTAGATTTAGAAAAACTCGCGGGAAGAAATTTAATTCGAGTATTTGAAGACGTCGAAAAAATTCGCGATTCATTAAAATCTCAACTACCAAGTGATATGATGATCGATATTCATGACTTGGAAGTCGCGCAAAAAAATGAGAGATTAACTCCAGGAGCTTGTCAAACTGCAAATga GTAA
- the LOC103575035 gene encoding dipeptidase 1 isoform X2 produces the protein MVYISVGIFGLGFFILVIGISVGLSATPFKGSDVLNFAPLIDGHNDLPWNIYSNLANNLSALNFDTDLRNDPLMGIKSCNSCYTDLPRLSAGKVGGQFWVAYTSCESQYKDAVQLTLRQIDVIKRLINKYPSKLEFVTDSGDIERVWKNGKIASMIGIEGGHAIDSSLAVLRLYHELGVRYITLTHTCNTPWADASTVNNASVYNLTLFGQEVIKEMNRLGIMIDLSHVSHNVMRNVLAVTQAPIIFSHSSAFEICNHFRNVPDDVLHLVKKNNGVVMVNFYNLFVNCNRSKETTVDDVIAHINHIRNLIGVDHVGIGSDFDGVDETPKGLEDVSKYPELFDRLYEPKENAPTWTRLDLEKLAGRNLIRVFEDVEKIRDSLKSQLPSDMMIDIHDLEVAQKNERLTPGACQTANEWKKIL, from the exons atggTTTATATTAGTGTAGGAATATTTGGATtgggattttttattttagtaattggAATATCAGTAGGATTAAGTGCAACTCCATTCAAGGGTAGTGACGtattaaatttcgcgccattAATTGACGg acACAATGATTTGCCATggaatatttatagtaatttagcTAATAATTTAAGCGCTTTAAATTTCGATACTGATTTAAGAAATGATCCACTAATGGGTATTAAATCATGCAATAGTTGTTATACTGATCTTCCTCGTTTATCTGCTGGTAAAGTTGGTGGTCAA ttttggGTGGCTTACACGTCTTGTGAATCGCAATATAAAGATGCTGTTCAGTTAACATTGAGACAAATTGATGTGATTAAAAGATTGATTAATAAGTATCCGTCTAAATTAGAATTTGTTACGGATTCTGGAGATATTGAGAGAGTGTGGAAAAATGGTAAAATAGCTTCGATGATTGGTATTGAAGGTGGGCATGCAATTGATTCAAGTCTTGCTGTTTTGAGACTTTATCATGAACTTGGAGTACGTTACATAACACTTACACACACTTGTAATACTCCATg ggCTGACGCATCAACTGTTAATAATGCTTCTGTTTACAATCTTACATTATTTGGAcaa gaAGTTATTAAAGAAATGAATAGATTAGGTATTATGATAGATTTATCTCATGTTTCTCATAACGTTATGCGAAATGTTTTAGCAGTAACACAAgctccaattattttttcccactCATCAGCATTTGAAATATGTAATCATTTTCGTAATGTACCAGACGATGTTCTTCATTTAGTT aaaaaaaacaacggAGTTGTTatggttaatttttataatttatttgttaattgtaATCGATCTAAAGAGACAACAGTTGATGATGTCAtag cacACATAAATCATATAAGAAACTTGATTGGAGTTGACCACGTGGGTATTGGAAGTGATTTTGACGGAGTtgatga GACCCCAAAAGGTTTAGAAGACGTGTCCAAGTATCCAGAATTATTTGACAGACTCTACGAGCCCAAAGAAAACGCGCCAACTTGGACACGGTTAGATTTAGAAAAACTCGCGGGAAGAAATTTAATTCGAGTATTTGAAGACGTCGAAAAAATTCGCGATTCATTAAAATCTCAACTACCAAGTGATATGATGATCGATATTCATGACTTGGAAGTCGCGCAAAAAAATGAGAGATTAACTCCAGGAGCTTGTCAAACTGCAAATga gtggaaaaaaattttataa
- the LOC103575035 gene encoding dipeptidase 1 isoform X4 yields MIIGISVGLSATPFKGSDVLNFAPLIDGHNDLPWNIYSNLANNLSALNFDTDLRNDPLMGIKSCNSCYTDLPRLSAGKVGGQFWVAYTSCESQYKDAVQLTLRQIDVIKRLINKYPSKLEFVTDSGDIERVWKNGKIASMIGIEGGHAIDSSLAVLRLYHELGVRYITLTHTCNTPWADASTVNNASVYNLTLFGQEVIKEMNRLGIMIDLSHVSHNVMRNVLAVTQAPIIFSHSSAFEICNHFRNVPDDVLHLVKKNNGVVMVNFYNLFVNCNRSKETTVDDVIAHINHIRNLIGVDHVGIGSDFDGVDETPKGLEDVSKYPELFDRLYEPKENAPTWTRLDLEKLAGRNLIRVFEDVEKIRDSLKSQLPSDMMIDIHDLEVAQKNERLTPGACQTANEWKKIL; encoded by the exons atga taattggAATATCAGTAGGATTAAGTGCAACTCCATTCAAGGGTAGTGACGtattaaatttcgcgccattAATTGACGg acACAATGATTTGCCATggaatatttatagtaatttagcTAATAATTTAAGCGCTTTAAATTTCGATACTGATTTAAGAAATGATCCACTAATGGGTATTAAATCATGCAATAGTTGTTATACTGATCTTCCTCGTTTATCTGCTGGTAAAGTTGGTGGTCAA ttttggGTGGCTTACACGTCTTGTGAATCGCAATATAAAGATGCTGTTCAGTTAACATTGAGACAAATTGATGTGATTAAAAGATTGATTAATAAGTATCCGTCTAAATTAGAATTTGTTACGGATTCTGGAGATATTGAGAGAGTGTGGAAAAATGGTAAAATAGCTTCGATGATTGGTATTGAAGGTGGGCATGCAATTGATTCAAGTCTTGCTGTTTTGAGACTTTATCATGAACTTGGAGTACGTTACATAACACTTACACACACTTGTAATACTCCATg ggCTGACGCATCAACTGTTAATAATGCTTCTGTTTACAATCTTACATTATTTGGAcaa gaAGTTATTAAAGAAATGAATAGATTAGGTATTATGATAGATTTATCTCATGTTTCTCATAACGTTATGCGAAATGTTTTAGCAGTAACACAAgctccaattattttttcccactCATCAGCATTTGAAATATGTAATCATTTTCGTAATGTACCAGACGATGTTCTTCATTTAGTT aaaaaaaacaacggAGTTGTTatggttaatttttataatttatttgttaattgtaATCGATCTAAAGAGACAACAGTTGATGATGTCAtag cacACATAAATCATATAAGAAACTTGATTGGAGTTGACCACGTGGGTATTGGAAGTGATTTTGACGGAGTtgatga GACCCCAAAAGGTTTAGAAGACGTGTCCAAGTATCCAGAATTATTTGACAGACTCTACGAGCCCAAAGAAAACGCGCCAACTTGGACACGGTTAGATTTAGAAAAACTCGCGGGAAGAAATTTAATTCGAGTATTTGAAGACGTCGAAAAAATTCGCGATTCATTAAAATCTCAACTACCAAGTGATATGATGATCGATATTCATGACTTGGAAGTCGCGCAAAAAAATGAGAGATTAACTCCAGGAGCTTGTCAAACTGCAAATga gtggaaaaaaattttataa
- the LOC103575035 gene encoding dipeptidase 1 isoform X1 gives MKKMVYISVGIFGLGFFILVIGISVGLSATPFKGSDVLNFAPLIDGHNDLPWNIYSNLANNLSALNFDTDLRNDPLMGIKSCNSCYTDLPRLSAGKVGGQFWVAYTSCESQYKDAVQLTLRQIDVIKRLINKYPSKLEFVTDSGDIERVWKNGKIASMIGIEGGHAIDSSLAVLRLYHELGVRYITLTHTCNTPWADASTVNNASVYNLTLFGQEVIKEMNRLGIMIDLSHVSHNVMRNVLAVTQAPIIFSHSSAFEICNHFRNVPDDVLHLVKKNNGVVMVNFYNLFVNCNRSKETTVDDVIAHINHIRNLIGVDHVGIGSDFDGVDETPKGLEDVSKYPELFDRLYEPKENAPTWTRLDLEKLAGRNLIRVFEDVEKIRDSLKSQLPSDMMIDIHDLEVAQKNERLTPGACQTANEWKKIL, from the exons atga aaaaaatggTTTATATTAGTGTAGGAATATTTGGATtgggattttttattttagtaattggAATATCAGTAGGATTAAGTGCAACTCCATTCAAGGGTAGTGACGtattaaatttcgcgccattAATTGACGg acACAATGATTTGCCATggaatatttatagtaatttagcTAATAATTTAAGCGCTTTAAATTTCGATACTGATTTAAGAAATGATCCACTAATGGGTATTAAATCATGCAATAGTTGTTATACTGATCTTCCTCGTTTATCTGCTGGTAAAGTTGGTGGTCAA ttttggGTGGCTTACACGTCTTGTGAATCGCAATATAAAGATGCTGTTCAGTTAACATTGAGACAAATTGATGTGATTAAAAGATTGATTAATAAGTATCCGTCTAAATTAGAATTTGTTACGGATTCTGGAGATATTGAGAGAGTGTGGAAAAATGGTAAAATAGCTTCGATGATTGGTATTGAAGGTGGGCATGCAATTGATTCAAGTCTTGCTGTTTTGAGACTTTATCATGAACTTGGAGTACGTTACATAACACTTACACACACTTGTAATACTCCATg ggCTGACGCATCAACTGTTAATAATGCTTCTGTTTACAATCTTACATTATTTGGAcaa gaAGTTATTAAAGAAATGAATAGATTAGGTATTATGATAGATTTATCTCATGTTTCTCATAACGTTATGCGAAATGTTTTAGCAGTAACACAAgctccaattattttttcccactCATCAGCATTTGAAATATGTAATCATTTTCGTAATGTACCAGACGATGTTCTTCATTTAGTT aaaaaaaacaacggAGTTGTTatggttaatttttataatttatttgttaattgtaATCGATCTAAAGAGACAACAGTTGATGATGTCAtag cacACATAAATCATATAAGAAACTTGATTGGAGTTGACCACGTGGGTATTGGAAGTGATTTTGACGGAGTtgatga GACCCCAAAAGGTTTAGAAGACGTGTCCAAGTATCCAGAATTATTTGACAGACTCTACGAGCCCAAAGAAAACGCGCCAACTTGGACACGGTTAGATTTAGAAAAACTCGCGGGAAGAAATTTAATTCGAGTATTTGAAGACGTCGAAAAAATTCGCGATTCATTAAAATCTCAACTACCAAGTGATATGATGATCGATATTCATGACTTGGAAGTCGCGCAAAAAAATGAGAGATTAACTCCAGGAGCTTGTCAAACTGCAAATga gtggaaaaaaattttataa